A section of the Roseomonas marmotae genome encodes:
- a CDS encoding 3-deoxy-D-manno-octulosonic acid transferase — translation MSWRCRLTRLAGGATAPLLPPLLRYRAARGKESPERLRERQGFGAERPDGPLIWLHAASVGESLSLLPLMETLLEQRPGLHLLVTTGTVTAAGLLEQRLPPAVAARVIHRFAPLDVPGWIARFLDGWRPDAVAIAESELWPNRTYALSKRGIPAAMINARISPRSAALWRRWAPGLARDLLARFALVVAQSEDDAARLRDLGAEGAACWGNLKAAAAPLPADAAELERLRALIGQRPVFLAASTHPGEDEPALAAHRALAPRLPGLLTVIAPRHPDRGAEVAALAAQGTPPLSVSRRAEGGRPEPGVEVYVADTLGELGLFFRLAGVALVGGSLVPKGGHNPLEPARLGCPVLFGPHTEHFREVADALLAAGGALRVENARTLAENIQDVLTNPERASTMTRAAAKIADNAAHLPGALAEAILALLPSGPGISAKGSGSGLDEKGRVQG, via the coding sequence CCGCGCGCGGCAAGGAATCGCCCGAGCGCCTGCGGGAGCGGCAGGGCTTCGGCGCCGAGCGGCCGGATGGTCCGCTGATCTGGCTGCATGCCGCCAGCGTGGGGGAAAGCCTCTCCCTGCTGCCGTTGATGGAGACGCTGCTGGAGCAGCGTCCCGGATTGCACCTGCTGGTGACCACCGGCACCGTCACCGCCGCCGGGCTGCTGGAGCAGCGGCTGCCGCCCGCCGTGGCGGCGCGCGTCATCCACCGCTTCGCGCCGCTGGACGTGCCGGGCTGGATCGCGCGCTTCCTGGATGGCTGGCGCCCCGATGCGGTCGCCATCGCCGAGAGCGAACTCTGGCCCAACCGCACCTATGCCCTCTCCAAGCGCGGCATCCCGGCGGCCATGATCAATGCCCGTATCTCCCCCCGCTCGGCCGCGCTATGGCGGCGCTGGGCGCCGGGGCTGGCGCGGGACCTGCTGGCCCGCTTCGCCCTGGTGGTGGCGCAGAGCGAGGACGACGCCGCGCGGCTGCGCGACCTGGGCGCGGAAGGCGCGGCCTGCTGGGGCAACCTGAAGGCCGCCGCCGCGCCGCTGCCGGCGGATGCGGCGGAGCTGGAACGGCTGCGGGCGCTGATCGGCCAGCGCCCGGTCTTTCTGGCCGCCAGCACCCATCCCGGCGAGGATGAGCCGGCGCTGGCCGCCCATCGTGCCCTGGCCCCGCGCCTGCCGGGCCTGCTGACCGTCATCGCCCCCCGCCATCCCGACCGGGGCGCCGAGGTGGCGGCTCTGGCCGCGCAGGGAACGCCGCCGCTCTCCGTCTCCCGCCGCGCAGAGGGCGGCCGGCCGGAGCCGGGCGTGGAGGTCTATGTGGCCGATACCCTGGGCGAGCTGGGGCTGTTCTTCCGCCTGGCCGGGGTGGCGCTGGTCGGCGGTTCCCTGGTGCCGAAAGGCGGGCATAATCCGCTGGAGCCGGCCCGCCTCGGCTGCCCCGTGCTCTTCGGCCCGCATACCGAGCATTTCCGCGAGGTGGCGGATGCGCTGCTGGCCGCCGGTGGGGCGCTCCGGGTGGAGAATGCCAGAACGCTGGCAGAAAACATTCAGGACGTGCTAACGAATCCGGAGCGTGCCTCCACGATGACACGCGCCGCGGCGAAGATCGCCGATAATGCCGCCCATCTGCCGGGTGCCCTGGCAGAGGCGATCCTGGCTTTGCTGCCTTCCGGCCCTGGCATTTCCGCCAAGGGTTCGGGCAGTGGTCTAGACGAGAAAGGACGGGTTCAGGGCTGA